In a single window of the uncultured Dysgonomonas sp. genome:
- a CDS encoding sugar phosphate isomerase/epimerase — MKRELSVFLSIICSCIFLSGSSLYAKEPGRNLRDDGELFKVAIAGYTFVNFNLDETLKMMQEVDVHYLCIKDFHLPLASTDEEIAAFHAKLAAHDVTGYAVGPIYMKTKEEVDRAFDYARRVGVKLIVGVPNHEVLPYVDQKVKEYDFKYAIHLHGPDIKLYPNATDIYENVKDLDPRIGMCLDIGHDARDGQDPIADLKKYKDRVFDIHMKNTTAASKEGKTGEIGRGVIDIPAFVRMLREVKYDGACSLEYERNMKTPLAGIAESIGYFRGVIDATK; from the coding sequence ATGAAAAGAGAACTAAGTGTATTTTTATCAATCATTTGCAGTTGCATATTCCTTTCCGGTAGCAGCTTGTATGCAAAAGAACCGGGACGAAATTTAAGGGATGACGGGGAACTGTTCAAAGTTGCCATTGCTGGCTATACTTTTGTTAACTTCAATCTGGATGAGACATTGAAGATGATGCAGGAAGTGGATGTCCATTATCTCTGCATTAAAGACTTTCATCTGCCTCTAGCCAGTACCGATGAGGAGATTGCAGCTTTTCATGCGAAACTGGCAGCCCACGATGTTACCGGATATGCCGTAGGGCCTATCTATATGAAAACGAAAGAGGAAGTAGACCGCGCTTTCGATTATGCCAGACGGGTAGGAGTGAAGCTAATTGTCGGTGTTCCTAATCATGAGGTATTGCCCTATGTTGACCAGAAAGTGAAAGAGTATGACTTCAAATATGCCATTCATCTGCATGGCCCTGATATCAAATTATATCCGAATGCAACGGATATTTATGAAAATGTAAAAGATCTTGACCCGCGTATTGGTATGTGTCTCGATATTGGCCACGATGCCCGCGACGGACAAGATCCTATCGCCGATCTGAAGAAGTATAAAGATCGTGTGTTTGATATTCATATGAAGAATACGACTGCTGCCAGTAAAGAAGGGAAGACTGGTGAAATAGGGCGTGGTGTTATAGATATTCCGGCATTTGTGCGTATGCTTCGCGAGGTAAAATACGATGGAGCTTGTAGTCTGGAGTATGAACGTAATATGAAAACTCCTTTGGCGGGTATCGCTGAATCTATCGGTTATTTTAGAGGTGTGATAGATGCTACGAAGTAA
- a CDS encoding ElyC/SanA/YdcF family protein: MAILFANWKIPHDTKDYVYNNTDSIPAQKAALVLGAARYIGGRQNLYFTYRIRAAKELYDAGKVKAFVVSGDNSTKDYNEAQDMHDALVEAGVPGDIIYMDYAGLRTLDSVVRMSEIFGQKSFIIVSQEFHNERAIFLAQYYGLEAYGYNAKDIDLNRFSYRTKIRELFARVKVFVDIITGKGPKYLGEPININ; this comes from the coding sequence TTGGCAATTCTATTTGCTAACTGGAAAATCCCCCATGACACCAAAGATTATGTTTATAATAACACTGATAGCATTCCTGCACAAAAGGCTGCATTAGTATTGGGAGCAGCCAGATATATAGGAGGACGCCAGAATTTATACTTTACATACCGCATCCGGGCTGCCAAAGAGCTATACGATGCCGGAAAGGTAAAAGCTTTTGTCGTAAGTGGAGATAATAGTACAAAAGACTACAATGAAGCTCAGGATATGCATGATGCTTTAGTCGAAGCCGGAGTACCCGGAGACATTATATATATGGACTACGCAGGGCTGCGCACACTAGACTCAGTAGTGAGAATGAGTGAGATATTCGGACAAAAATCTTTCATCATCGTATCTCAGGAGTTTCATAACGAAAGGGCTATATTCCTTGCTCAATATTACGGATTGGAGGCATATGGATACAATGCAAAAGACATTGATCTGAACCGCTTTTCGTACCGCACTAAAATAAGGGAATTATTTGCACGGGTAAAGGTCTTTGTCGACATCATTACGGGCAAAGGGCCAAAATATCTTGGCGAACCAATAAACATCAATTAA
- a CDS encoding prolyl oligopeptidase family serine peptidase, with product MKNFISRLIPCFLLSLLIISCNINSQSSLIKSEKTIRTIKADVIRENYRQYLKNRLKVSDSVLTDELRKIKYDITFTKVTYEATDPFGETTILSGLIGYPVLPAEERDKQLSIVSIQHGTLFAESDAPSFNKFKDATTLKDALSLIPPTHENGYIIVVPDYFGYGADEKDMHYYEVRSSLAEATRKLIEAVPSFAQDKSLHINPTKLFLFGYSEGGFATMSTLKSFSENPDNFTDIVTVAGAGAYDKVETATHVIQQTSGDSPNFTASYLWVLLTYDKVYNINRNLSQLVQPEMEPVVKKYAETDKIMQAQKIPSAPSKAFNPTFVKGITEKTDEAFIKALVDNDVSDFEAKGTVVLVHGTKDTWVPTFNTELAYDRLQKRGVNVSTHYFEGGTHSTTYPIFVLKALKSL from the coding sequence ATGAAGAACTTTATAAGCAGACTCATTCCTTGTTTTCTTTTATCATTACTAATAATATCTTGTAATATAAATAGCCAATCATCACTGATAAAAAGTGAGAAAACAATAAGGACAATAAAGGCTGATGTTATCAGAGAAAATTACAGACAATACCTAAAAAACAGACTGAAAGTATCAGATTCTGTTTTAACAGATGAATTACGAAAGATAAAATATGATATCACTTTCACAAAGGTAACATATGAGGCAACAGACCCGTTCGGAGAAACAACGATTTTGTCGGGGCTTATCGGCTATCCGGTTTTACCTGCCGAAGAGAGAGATAAACAATTAAGCATTGTCTCTATCCAGCATGGAACACTGTTTGCTGAGTCGGACGCCCCATCCTTTAACAAATTTAAAGATGCCACTACTTTAAAAGATGCTTTAAGCCTTATCCCTCCTACCCACGAAAATGGGTATATTATAGTAGTTCCCGACTATTTCGGTTATGGTGCAGACGAAAAAGACATGCATTATTACGAAGTAAGATCATCATTGGCAGAAGCCACACGGAAGCTAATCGAAGCTGTCCCATCATTTGCACAGGATAAGTCTTTGCATATCAATCCTACTAAGCTGTTTCTTTTCGGTTATTCCGAAGGCGGCTTTGCTACAATGTCGACACTGAAATCGTTCAGTGAAAATCCGGATAATTTTACCGATATAGTAACTGTTGCCGGAGCGGGAGCTTATGATAAAGTAGAAACAGCAACCCATGTAATCCAGCAAACATCCGGCGACTCGCCTAATTTCACAGCATCCTATTTATGGGTGTTGCTTACATATGACAAAGTATATAATATAAACCGAAACTTAAGCCAGTTGGTACAACCGGAGATGGAACCTGTTGTAAAAAAATATGCCGAAACAGACAAGATCATGCAGGCGCAGAAAATCCCATCAGCTCCTTCAAAAGCATTTAATCCTACTTTTGTGAAAGGTATTACTGAAAAAACTGATGAAGCTTTTATAAAAGCTTTGGTTGACAATGATGTAAGTGACTTCGAAGCAAAAGGAACCGTAGTCCTTGTTCATGGAACAAAAGACACATGGGTACCGACTTTCAATACAGAATTAGCATATGACCGTTTACAAAAAAGAGGAGTAAATGTCAGCACTCATTATTTTGAAGGAGGTACACATTCTACTACTTATCCTATCTTTGTCCTCAAAGCGTTAAAGAGCTTATAA
- a CDS encoding TetR/AcrR family transcriptional regulator encodes MAINKTRNILIDVARQLFAKLGVDNTTMNDIAVASHKGRRTLYTYFNNKNEVYQAVLETELDQMYHALQSVASKKLPADEKLLLFFYTRFDAVKNVVVRNGTLKADFFRDIWRVQNVRKSFDIKEIQVLNDILTKGVEEGTFEMPDTQATAEILHHALKGLEVPYIRGQIRAESLKTESQRENIAYLIFEGIKKKK; translated from the coding sequence ATGGCCATAAACAAAACCCGAAATATATTAATTGACGTAGCTCGTCAACTATTCGCAAAACTGGGTGTGGATAACACAACCATGAATGATATTGCTGTGGCTTCGCATAAAGGCCGCCGTACATTATATACATACTTCAACAACAAGAATGAAGTCTACCAGGCAGTACTGGAAACAGAGCTTGACCAGATGTATCATGCCCTGCAATCGGTAGCGAGCAAGAAACTTCCTGCCGACGAAAAGCTCCTTCTTTTCTTTTATACCCGGTTCGATGCTGTAAAAAACGTTGTAGTGAGAAATGGTACGCTAAAAGCCGACTTTTTCCGCGACATATGGCGCGTACAGAATGTTCGCAAATCATTCGACATAAAAGAAATTCAGGTACTTAACGACATACTGACCAAAGGTGTAGAAGAGGGGACTTTCGAGATGCCCGATACACAGGCTACCGCCGAGATACTTCACCATGCACTGAAAGGATTGGAGGTCCCATACATAAGAGGGCAAATAAGAGCGGAGAGCCTGAAAACAGAATCTCAGCGCGAAAATATCGCCTATCTGATATTCGAAGGAATCAAAAAGAAAAAATAA
- the rlmH gene encoding 23S rRNA (pseudouridine(1915)-N(3))-methyltransferase RlmH: MKITLLVIGKTDAGYFIDAVGEYQKRLEHYIPFEIQVIPDIKNTKSLTADQQKEKEGELILRNLQAGDYLVLLDDKGKEYTSVQFATYIEKKTHTVAKRLVFLIGGPYGFSQSVYNKANEKLTLSRMTFSHQMVRLIFVEQLYRAMTILNNEPYHHE, encoded by the coding sequence ATGAAAATTACCCTTCTTGTCATAGGCAAAACTGATGCCGGCTATTTTATCGATGCGGTCGGTGAGTATCAGAAACGGCTCGAGCACTATATTCCTTTCGAGATACAGGTTATACCTGATATAAAGAATACGAAGAGCCTTACTGCCGATCAACAGAAAGAAAAAGAGGGTGAACTTATCCTCAGAAACCTGCAAGCGGGTGATTATCTGGTCTTACTGGACGATAAGGGAAAAGAATACACGTCCGTGCAATTCGCAACCTACATTGAAAAGAAGACACATACTGTAGCCAAGCGGCTTGTCTTTCTGATTGGTGGTCCTTACGGTTTTTCACAAAGTGTGTATAATAAGGCGAATGAAAAGCTAACCCTTTCGCGGATGACTTTCTCGCACCAGATGGTGAGGCTGATATTTGTAGAGCAGCTATATAGGGCTATGACAATTTTGAATAATGAGCCCTATCATCATGAATAA
- a CDS encoding glycoside hydrolase family 97 protein, with protein MKKILFTVLLINCFALYLHAQKQTELPSPNGELKVSLNISDKIYYDISYNNDVLLKDNYLQLNLGNEMLGQNPKLSNQKRAQVKSESKPVVPLKFSTVKDEYNQLLLTFKGDYSVEFRAYNDGIAYRFITNKKTEVEVLGEDFVVNFPADYLLHLQQPGSFKTAYEEPYTHIESKDWKASDKMSVLPVLIDTKKQYKILISESDLSDYPCLFLKSTGNNGIQSVFPKVPLEFGDDGDRSVKLLKEADYIAKTSGKRNYPWRYFVITKDDKQLMENTMTYNLATKSQLQDVSWIKPGQVSWEWWNDASPYGPDVNFVAGYNLDTYKYYIDFASKFGIPYIIMDEGWAMSTRDPYTPNPKVDVHELIRYGKEKNVGIVLWLTWLVVENNFEIFKTFQEWGVKGVKIDFMDRSDQWMVNYYERVAKEAAKYNILVDFHGSFKPAGLEYKYPNVLSYEGVRGMEQMGGCTPDNSVFFPFMRNAVGPMDYTPGAMISMQPNVYCGNRPNSASIGTRAYQLALFVIFESGLQMLADNPTLYYRNEDCTKFITQVPTTWDETKALAAQVGEYAIVAKRKGDKWYIGGMTNNKETSREFELDLSFLNNGKTYTMTSFEDGINAGRQAMDYRKKSSSIKSGDKIKISMARNGGFAAVIE; from the coding sequence ATGAAAAAAATCTTATTCACAGTTTTATTGATAAACTGCTTCGCATTGTACTTGCATGCGCAGAAACAAACGGAACTGCCGTCTCCGAACGGAGAGCTCAAGGTATCATTAAATATATCCGATAAGATATATTATGATATTTCTTATAATAATGATGTATTGCTAAAAGATAATTATCTGCAATTAAACCTTGGAAACGAAATGCTGGGACAGAATCCCAAACTATCGAATCAGAAACGGGCGCAGGTAAAATCGGAAAGCAAACCTGTTGTTCCATTGAAATTTTCAACGGTAAAGGATGAGTATAACCAACTTTTGCTCACATTCAAGGGTGATTACTCAGTTGAATTCCGTGCCTACAATGATGGGATCGCTTATCGTTTTATCACAAATAAAAAAACGGAAGTAGAAGTATTAGGTGAAGACTTCGTTGTAAACTTCCCAGCAGACTATCTGTTGCACCTGCAACAGCCGGGCAGTTTCAAGACTGCATATGAAGAGCCCTATACACACATCGAAAGCAAAGACTGGAAAGCTTCGGATAAGATGTCGGTACTCCCTGTATTGATAGATACAAAGAAGCAATACAAGATACTTATCTCGGAATCTGATCTGTCCGATTATCCATGCCTGTTTCTTAAAAGCACTGGAAATAACGGTATACAGTCTGTATTCCCGAAAGTCCCTCTCGAATTTGGTGACGATGGAGACCGCAGTGTAAAGCTTCTCAAAGAAGCTGATTATATAGCCAAGACCTCCGGAAAAAGAAATTACCCGTGGCGCTATTTTGTGATAACAAAAGACGACAAGCAACTGATGGAAAATACCATGACATACAATCTTGCGACTAAAAGTCAATTGCAAGACGTATCGTGGATAAAGCCCGGACAGGTAAGCTGGGAATGGTGGAACGATGCATCGCCTTATGGTCCGGATGTAAATTTTGTAGCGGGCTACAATCTGGATACATACAAATATTATATAGATTTCGCTTCCAAGTTTGGTATCCCTTATATTATTATGGATGAAGGATGGGCTATGAGTACCCGAGATCCTTACACACCTAATCCGAAAGTAGATGTACATGAACTGATCCGCTACGGAAAAGAAAAGAATGTAGGTATCGTACTCTGGCTTACGTGGCTGGTTGTAGAAAACAACTTTGAGATATTCAAGACATTTCAGGAATGGGGTGTAAAAGGTGTGAAGATCGATTTCATGGACAGGAGTGACCAATGGATGGTAAACTATTACGAAAGAGTGGCTAAAGAGGCGGCAAAATACAATATCCTTGTCGACTTTCATGGCTCTTTCAAACCGGCCGGACTGGAATATAAATATCCGAACGTACTCTCTTACGAGGGTGTAAGGGGTATGGAGCAAATGGGCGGCTGCACACCTGACAACAGTGTCTTTTTTCCGTTTATGCGTAATGCTGTAGGACCTATGGATTATACTCCGGGAGCTATGATCAGCATGCAACCGAATGTATATTGCGGAAACAGGCCGAATTCTGCCAGTATAGGGACACGCGCCTATCAGCTGGCGCTATTCGTTATCTTCGAAAGCGGGCTGCAGATGTTAGCCGATAATCCTACTTTGTACTACCGCAATGAGGATTGTACGAAGTTCATCACACAGGTACCTACCACATGGGACGAAACTAAAGCCTTAGCAGCGCAGGTAGGAGAATACGCGATCGTAGCTAAACGCAAAGGAGACAAATGGTATATCGGCGGTATGACTAACAATAAAGAAACCTCCCGTGAATTTGAACTTGACCTGAGCTTTCTCAACAATGGTAAAACGTATACAATGACGTCTTTTGAGGATGGCATCAATGCGGGACGCCAGGCAATGGATTATCGTAAGAAATCATCAAGCATAAAATCAGGAGACAAAATAAAGATCAGCATGGCAAGAAACGGAGGCTTTGCTGCCGTTATAGAATAA
- a CDS encoding nucleoside phosphorylase, giving the protein MRVIPDSELIINSDGSVFHLHVKPEQLSDKIIMMGDPERVTLTASFFDTIECNIQSREFHTITGTYKGKRITAISHGIGPDNIDIVLTELDALANVDFNTREVKKDFKQLTMVRVGTSGGLQPHCPIGSYVVAAKSIGFDGVLNYYDGRNSITLNDFEAAFKEHVGWNPQHCAPYVIKADESLVEQVGHDMIKGVTISAIGFYGPQGRHVRIPLANPDLNSKIETFRFGEDMITNYEMESAPLAGLGRLMGHRAITVCTIIANRLAGKSNANYKGSIEDLIKKVLDRI; this is encoded by the coding sequence ATGCGTGTAATACCTGATTCAGAATTGATTATCAACAGCGACGGCAGTGTATTCCATCTTCACGTAAAACCGGAACAATTATCAGATAAGATAATAATGATGGGCGATCCTGAAAGAGTTACCCTCACAGCTTCGTTTTTCGACACTATAGAATGCAATATACAAAGCCGCGAGTTCCATACTATCACCGGGACTTATAAAGGCAAACGCATAACAGCCATATCACACGGCATTGGACCTGACAATATCGATATTGTTCTCACAGAACTGGACGCCTTAGCCAATGTGGACTTCAATACCCGTGAAGTAAAGAAAGACTTCAAGCAACTGACAATGGTGCGTGTAGGTACATCAGGCGGTCTGCAACCGCATTGCCCGATAGGTTCTTATGTAGTCGCGGCCAAATCGATAGGGTTTGATGGCGTACTAAACTACTATGACGGACGAAACAGCATTACATTGAACGACTTTGAAGCGGCATTCAAAGAACATGTAGGTTGGAATCCTCAACATTGTGCGCCTTATGTGATCAAAGCGGATGAAAGCCTTGTGGAACAGGTGGGACATGATATGATAAAAGGTGTGACTATCTCAGCTATCGGCTTTTATGGCCCGCAAGGGCGGCATGTGCGCATACCTTTGGCGAATCCCGATCTGAACAGCAAGATAGAAACATTCCGCTTCGGGGAAGATATGATAACCAACTATGAGATGGAAAGTGCTCCGTTAGCAGGATTAGGCCGATTGATGGGACATCGCGCCATAACTGTATGTACAATCATAGCTAACCGCCTGGCCGGTAAATCAAACGCTAATTATAAAGGTTCGATAGAAGATTTAATCAAAAAAGTACTAGACCGCATTTAA
- the fabG gene encoding 3-oxoacyl-[acyl-carrier-protein] reductase, translated as MKLLEGKTAVITGAARGIGKAIALKYAEQGANVAFTDLAIDDNAKATEAEIAAYGVKAKGYASNAANFEDTHKVVEEILKDFGKIDILVNNAGITRDGLMMRMSEQQWDMVININLKSAFNFIHAITPIMMKQKGGSIINMSSVVGLSGNAGQTNYSASKAGMIGLAKSIAKEVGSRGIRANCICPGFIITEMTGVLSDEVKQKWAEQIPLRRGGTPEDVANVAVFLGSDLSSYVSGQAIPVCGGMNM; from the coding sequence ATGAAATTACTTGAAGGTAAAACCGCTGTCATTACAGGTGCAGCCCGCGGCATAGGTAAAGCCATTGCCCTAAAATATGCAGAACAAGGTGCAAATGTTGCATTCACCGACTTAGCGATAGATGATAACGCCAAAGCAACAGAAGCAGAAATTGCTGCTTACGGAGTGAAAGCTAAAGGATATGCATCTAATGCTGCAAACTTCGAAGATACACATAAAGTGGTAGAAGAAATATTGAAAGACTTTGGAAAGATCGATATCCTTGTAAACAACGCAGGTATCACCCGCGACGGCCTGATGATGCGTATGAGCGAACAACAATGGGATATGGTTATCAATATCAACCTGAAATCGGCATTTAACTTCATCCATGCCATTACTCCTATTATGATGAAACAGAAAGGCGGCAGCATTATCAATATGAGCTCAGTTGTAGGTCTTTCAGGTAATGCAGGACAAACCAACTATTCTGCGTCTAAAGCCGGTATGATCGGATTAGCTAAATCGATAGCAAAAGAGGTAGGTTCGAGAGGTATCCGTGCCAACTGTATCTGCCCGGGATTCATCATTACAGAAATGACAGGTGTATTATCTGACGAAGTAAAACAAAAGTGGGCGGAACAAATCCCATTGCGTCGCGGTGGTACTCCGGAAGATGTGGCTAATGTAGCTGTATTCTTAGGATCTGACCTTTCTTCGTATGTTAGCGGACAGGCTATTCCTGTTTGCGGTGGTATGAATATGTAA
- a CDS encoding porin, which translates to MKKLLLVLSLFTACSLTYSQDSNSELLKKLVEKNILTQDEADSLQVSSNKNTQNSSFSQSVEKIRQAFNTPYMQFGGYGLLMYKYSDVNKVKHDLSTRVVFLHMQGQIFKDLKYFVMMEFVNPTLTEYYVDWTPSSSFNLRVGQMKTPFSLENQFSLTALESITNTRSVSAFSGMGDDVLKLQNNRNNIGRDMGIKASGSLINTGTHDFLEYGLGIYQGTGLVTNETNNSKDLTANIMLQPVKGFRIGGGGYFGEATYIKAGDSERNDHVRNRWIISSDYKNDRLYARAEWIKANDGGIAKEGIHGVGLWYFIPEKLNAFAKIDYLNQNKEINNEVMDYTLGINYYFYKSCRFQLNYTYSDYSSKWNAPNSNVVLGQMQIVF; encoded by the coding sequence ATGAAGAAACTGCTACTTGTACTCTCTTTATTTACAGCATGCTCTTTGACTTACTCACAAGATTCGAACAGTGAACTTCTAAAAAAATTAGTAGAGAAGAATATACTCACACAAGATGAAGCCGATTCATTGCAGGTATCATCAAATAAGAATACACAGAATAGTTCGTTTTCCCAATCCGTAGAAAAAATAAGACAGGCTTTTAATACCCCATATATGCAGTTCGGGGGATATGGCTTATTAATGTATAAATATAGTGATGTAAACAAAGTAAAGCACGACCTGAGTACCAGAGTCGTTTTCCTGCATATGCAAGGGCAAATCTTCAAAGATCTCAAGTACTTTGTAATGATGGAATTTGTGAATCCTACACTCACCGAATATTATGTCGACTGGACTCCTTCCAGCAGTTTTAATCTTAGGGTAGGACAAATGAAAACACCTTTTTCTCTCGAGAATCAATTTTCTCTTACTGCCCTGGAGTCAATCACCAATACGCGTTCCGTCTCAGCATTTTCGGGCATGGGTGACGATGTTTTAAAATTACAAAACAACAGAAATAACATCGGACGCGACATGGGTATTAAAGCATCCGGCAGCCTTATCAATACCGGTACTCACGATTTTCTCGAATACGGGCTCGGTATATATCAAGGAACAGGCCTCGTTACGAATGAAACAAACAACTCGAAAGATCTTACGGCTAATATTATGTTGCAACCTGTAAAAGGATTCCGTATAGGCGGTGGTGGATATTTTGGCGAAGCTACGTATATAAAGGCAGGAGATAGTGAAAGAAACGACCATGTGCGAAACCGTTGGATCATCAGTTCAGATTATAAAAACGACAGGTTATATGCACGCGCCGAATGGATAAAAGCCAATGATGGAGGTATTGCCAAAGAGGGTATCCACGGTGTGGGACTATGGTACTTTATACCCGAAAAGTTAAATGCATTCGCAAAAATTGATTATCTGAATCAGAATAAAGAGATTAATAACGAAGTGATGGATTATACTCTAGGCATAAATTATTACTTTTACAAATCGTGTCGTTTCCAACTCAACTATACCTATTCCGATTATTCATCTAAATGGAATGCTCCAAATTCGAATGTTGTTTTAGGACAGATGCAAATTGTATTCTAA